The stretch of DNA GAGAAAACATGACTTGTGGAACATACTGACAGGGCTGTGTGAAGGTGTTGACTGAAACAAGCTACACCATTTATTAAGTGTATTTGTGAATTATATTTACAACTTACTAGTTGTGCATTAGTGCtataacacaaaaaaataattaaggctCTGTCCATGTTATAATTAGGAAATAGATCCAAgacttatttttgtaatgttgtttcctttctgtttgcagaagtaTTGTCAGCCATCATTAGTGTATTGCTGGTCTATATCCTTATGGCATTCCTTTTGTATGAAGCTGTTCAAAGAACTATCCATATGGACTATGAAATAAATGGCGATATCATGCTGATTACAGCAGCCGTTGGTGTTGCAGTTAACTTAATGTAAGATCTCCCTTTCTCTCCATTAATGCTcataaatgcatttctgaataaACTGTTAATTCATTCATGGCCTGTAATTTTCTCATGGGACATCATTTTGCTGGATCTCTTCATTCTCATAAAATAAGACTGGAAATGATACTGAGTTTTACTTTCTCCAttctttataatttatttcctttaaaacaaaaacccaccaaacACCCACCAAACCCTAAAACCTGTTTCTtggaatgtttttcttctttccctttcagaaTGGGTTTTTTGCTGAATCAGTCCGGACACCTTCATTCTCACTCCCATTCCCATCCTCACTCCCACATACCTCAGTCAAactctcccagcacagcccacagcagcagccatggACACAGCAGCCTTGCAGTGAGAGCAGCATTTGTGCATGCCCTTGGGGACTTGGTACAAAGTATTGGTGTGCTGGTAGCTGCATACATCATACGTTTCAAGGTAAGGAATGGCTAATCTTTGAGGTAGGgtgggatatatatattttttaatttcacccaaagtgattaaattaaaaagagacTTGTTTTTCTAAGTTATGAAAATGATATACTTTGTGATGTCCTATTAGAAGCTTCATATAGTTATGTAAAACAAGCAAGgactattttatattttgtaattatCCAAAAAGAAATCTTCATATAAGTCAGAGCTCTAAGCAACTGCATTTTGTgagtcatatttttttaaaatgagcttaTTTTCATACATCCTTTAACACTTTGTAACTTCCCTTCCAGCCAGAATACAAGATTGCTGATCctgtatgtacatatgtattttCCATACTGGTGGTTTTGACAACAGTCCGAATTCTGTGTGACACAGGAGTTATCATTCTGGAAGGTAAGATCCACACAGTTTGCATTGCTTTACATGTCAAATACCGGTAAACTCTGGTACAGAGGGGAAAATGCCAGCAACACGTTTTGCATTATTATAACTGACATGACCACTACAACTACTCTATCTAGTACTTCCAGGTTATGAAAGTGAGAATTTagggatgaagaaaaaaacctttgttGTTACCTGCACCTTTCCCTCTGTTTCATATGAATTACTGTTGACTTTTACTACAAGGTAAAGTCAAGGACCTCAGAATATTTGatgtcaaatgcttttcttgacatttgggaaaaagcaaaaacaaacaaacaaacaaaacaaaacaaaaaaaacttcaccTTGAAGGCAAAAATAGTGAAACCTGAATTAAGAAACCTGAATTAGCTCCAAGGCAACAGCTCAGATTTAGCTGGGCCAAACAGATATGACAAACTTATGGTGTATCAAATTTCAGATCTTTGAGTTGTAGCTCTTTGCATAGGTATCTAACTGTcataaaaatgtcagaattaaTGGTGCTATTAGAAGCGATGATAGGTCATTCTAACATATGCTAGAGAATTTTTCCAACTGGTCCTTTTTCAAGGATCTCCAGCAAACGGACTTCCAAGGAATCTACATAAAACCTTTTTAAGGCAGCCtttcaaaattaacatttcaattttaaatgaatatttttaaataaacttttttttttttcatttagaaacaaaacatctaGGTTGTTGAAGCATTCAAAAAATAacccaaaataacaaaaccctACACTGATATATGCAGTTTGAAacttatttaaatacttatttctatGAAATTCTTCAACAATTTAACTCGCAGTTCTGATTCAGAGCTGTAACTGATTTAGAAATCGGAAACCTACCCTCATGCATATTTAAGTTTTAGTAACGCAACAAAGAGCTTTttaggatgaaaaaaatctagataATGAtacatgttttcctttgaaaagtttGAGCTAAGCAGTTACTAAAAGCTGTAGTAAAAGTTCTGTCTCCACAAGTACATTGCTCTGAAGGATGTGATGTTGGCTACTGTCAAAGACTGGATTATGGAATGGACAAATTGTATAATTCCTGTACTACTTCAGTATACATACTGACTTAATATGGCAATTTGCATATTCATCTCTTTTTGTAACTTAAAGAtactaaacattttaaacacaaattgTAAACTCTTTCAATGTTTTGAGATCTGTCATGACACTTTATTTGAAAGGCCACAGAGTTTTGCAGAAGactgaattaattttgtctCGTATTTGGTATCACAGGAGTTCCCAGGCATTTAAACGTGGATCGCATTAAGGAAGACTTGCTGAAAATTGAAGATGTTTATTCTATAGAAGATTTAAATGTTTGGTCTCtcactgcaggaaaaacaaatgccataGTCCACTTACAATTAGGTAACCTGCTGTACAGCATAATTTCAGATCAAGTCCAACTTAGGTGGGGGAAATAAAAACCAAccactttttcctctgtatCTTCTTTATATTCTCATTTAAGTAGATCCAGAAAATACCattctggtggaaaaaaatacaagtaactATGCTTTTGTACAGTGAGGTATAGAAACCATTAGCCAAGAAggacaaaatataaatgaaaaccatgcaaagaaaatatatttatactgaAACATCCTGTATAGAATGATATGTATTTTGGTATGGGAATTTCTCAAGAGAAGTTCTTTCCCACATTTTGTCTAGGGAAAGGCCAGGTGAAGTTCTAAACCAGCATGTGGAACAATCTGACATATGGAAGATTGTATGCTTTGtcaaaaaaacactgatttagGGATCTAATATATTGCCATGCCTATTAAGTCTTAGGACGGAAGTTCTACCCCCTCATCCTCCCATCtaaattactgatttttatcAAGATATAGTTCTGGTTGCAGGATATAGGCCTAAAGgtgtaaaataatatattgtgTGAGAGTGtatctatgtatatatgtgtgtgtatatatatataaaagagtGAATAATTACTTGAGTTGGTAGCTTAGTATGATAAATACGAAAACAGCTAGATTGCCCACTTTTCTTAACAACTGaattctattaaatattttcttgattttgcAGTTCCTGGTAGTTCATCTAAATGGGAGGAAGTTCAGTTCAAAGCCAGACAACTGCTGCTGAACACATTCGGAATGTACAAGTGCTCTGTCCAGCTTCAGAgttacaaacaagaaacaagcaaaacctGTGCAAGTTGTCAGAGTTCCAGTGCCTAATTTCATGTGTTTTGGGAACTGCTGCCTTATTCTTTAACTTGTAGTCAAAGACTGAGagcaataaatgcaaaatgaaaacgATCAAATAACATTAATTAATATGTGGATTTGTACCATATAAcatgcagcagggagagctAGTGCTGCAAAAAGTGCAGTGGTTGCCCTACAGAACATGTATTTCATTCTTTCCCTTGTACTGGTTTATTCAATTTGTTATGATTTTGagacaaaattgttttcaggTTGTTTACAAACTGAAGCGTGCTTCTGCAGATACCTCACAAATTACAGTTCGAGATTGTCCTTTAATGACTGTGCATCACAAAGTAGCTGCACTCTAAATGGAGCATCAAGTATTCagtatttcaattaaaatcatGCCAGGGTTCCATACACCATGAACCTCAAACTCATTATACAGTCTTTTTACAATAGTCATTTTCATACAGTTTCTTAAATTATGATGCATGCAGTGCTAGCTGACTTCTTTTATAAACGGTCTTTTTGGAGACAtagcaaaatacagaatttactGTAACCAGGCCAGAAACGTAGCTTTAATCTGGGCATTCAGAGATCCAGACAGGAAGATCCTTGCCCAGACTTCTGGTGTTCAACTACATACCCAACACTGGACccaaagtgttttaaatgatCAGTTATCTTTAACGTATTTTAAAATAGGGTTTATACTTTAGAAACgggttatttattttacagttttgacTTGTAagattaaatttattaataataattttgattttctaaaCCAACATTTGATTCACATTAAAAGGCCAGTTAATTAGCATGTATTCCAATTAATACATGTGCTataattcaaacatttttcctttttttgtttgttaaaaaagaaattcaaatgcTAGAAACTATGCCTGACATTAAGTTACTCTCAAATTCATTCTACAGACATACAAGTTACTTAGATCTActaaaaggaaagcaggaagcagAAGTTTTAGATGTACTATTCCCTCAGTCTCAGATCTGactttttcatctttgctttgAGGTGGTATCCTCACAGAAGAGCCACTGCAATAGcagtgtcccccccccccccacacacacacacttagctttatgaataaaatgaaacacaagtAAGCTAAGTAACCTAATGTACATTGGGCAACGCTATTGTAGCCTTTCTGTCTCTGTAGGTTGCTTTCTCTTACTGGTTGAGAGACAAAGCAGTTagaaaagactgttttttcaTCCTGACGCTTCAAAGTCCACAAAACTGAATTGCTTTGGCTCATGGTGTTGATCCCTGTCCTTTGAATGTACAAAGGACAATAAAACACAACCCTTTTACCTGTCCGTAAACTATCATACATCCAAGCTCAGATTTACACCTGTTTCTGAAGTTACATTGAAGAAGCCAAGGGCAACAGGAATATGACCTGTGGAGTTCAAGAAACagaacttcaaatattttttatttattctgcactTAGATCTTTATGCAGAACTTCCACTGACATCAGAAGTAGTTTCATATGTggatcagaaaggaaaatcttgGCCCAATAATGGATATTGTGATACTCAGCTGTGAATACTTATGCTATTGTCTGTCTTGAAACTTGCTGGAGTCTCACATATTCATCAGGGTGACTTCTATCTGCAATTGGTATTAATAGTCTtggcttgttttctcttttttttttttttttttttttttggaggtagCTATCACATGATGAATTTGCAAAGGTGAAAACTGACAACACAGTATTATTTTGGACAAAGTACTCATAACACTGGATTATGTTTGTATCTGTTCTGGCAAGAAAAGGGAACACAAGTATAACATACAAGTTAGCTCAGAGGCAAAGGAGCACCATGCATGGAAAGTTAATGCTTCAATACAAACACCATCATTAATTAAACCATATCACAGTTCATGAAAAGCATGCATCCCATCCTTAGAAAGtcctaacaacaacaaaaaagaaaccacaacaGGTATTTTGCACATACTAATACTCAAATAGGTTTTAATTGACTTGGGGTTTACAGTTGATGTAATTAGAAGTTGAAGTATAGTAGACATGTATTTGGAGTTTTTTATTGTAATGATTTACTACATGTtcatttaattaagaaaaagcaaaaatgtgttgCTTTATTGTGGGTTTTATTAAATCAATAATTAAACTTCACATTGTTGTcttataaaatttatttgtattgctatcgcttgtatttttctttgattcttaCAGCAGTTGTTTTTTGAAGCTTAACTTAGTTTGGTGACACtatgtttaaaataagttaTGGCTCCCTCTTTAGGACAACTTAAGTCTTGTTATTTTCTATGCAATAATTGCACTCTGGAAAATATAAACTAACGAAGTATGGTTAAGGAACAGGCATAAAGCAACTAGCAAGGCATTCTTGAAGCCCTTCAATCACCCAGAGGTGCCCTTGTTATCAAGGCCTATGGACTAACTGGAAGgagttcagagaaaaaaaaaaaacaaaaaaaaaaaacaacagaatacAATCTAGAATAAAAGAATCCATGCATCTGTATCAGGGAGACTCTAAAGTGGAGATTCCCTATTTTAAGGTCTTAAGGTCTCACATAGCACTTGGTGTGGCCTACCTCTGATCTTTTTCTTAGTCTTTATAAATCAGGACAAAAGTTGCCTGGCAGTGCTGCATTTCACATAAGATCTCAGTACTCTTCTGAATCTGTTATTAACCCACAACAAAAGGAATACACAATTTATAACACTCCTAGTGATGGAATAAAAGAGTACAACAGAACTCTAAACAAATTGAAATAGTTAGCATACTTACTTAGAATGAATAGAGAACTCTTGAGAAagtttatttgcaaataaactACAGGGAATATATGATCTAACATGCATTAACAGTGCTCTGGTAAGTGTGAAGTGGCTATAAAGGAAGGCAAGTTATAGATATTGTACAATCATTTTTCAGTCGTCACCTTAGGGGAAAATGGCATTGGTATAAACAAGAATCATGTAGTGCCTTtccaagcagctctgcagcacatcCAGATTATTTCACCTGGTTATCACAAGATCATTTACATGTCTTCATACCTCTCTATTCATCATTGTAAACCTTTCTGCTTGAAATGAGAATGCCTTTACTTTTTGAGTTGTCCCTACCCAACAGGCACCGAAAACGTGAGGCTTCCATAGCTAGTATTCCTGCTTTCCAGAGATGTGCCAAAATGCTATTGCTGATCGAACAGCTAAAATCCTGTGAAAATTCTGCCATGTCTAACAGTCTACATTGGGAAGAAATTTCTCCCATCTTAATCTGTGATTTTACTCATCTTCTCCTGAAGTATATAGATACAACTTTGATGACTACTCATACGAGTTTTTACAAGGAGTCGACTGCAAACCCTCGCATTCCGCTTATATTCTTAAGTGTTCTTACGCTAAGACGAAACTTAACAGAGacccattttatttctaaattagcGTTTTCCTTGtttaatgaagatttttcttctctaaattgTGCTGACACTCCCTTCAATACTAGCAGCACTTTTTTCTATACCAGCAGGATTACCATGTAAAATTTCATACCTGAACTTAGTCTTCAACATCCAAAATGGCACCACCAAAAATCTTTTGCTTGATTTTCTTCATACATCAAGAAATAAAGCATGTATTTCCCCCCCTTCCCTATACCCCTTAATCCACTTCCCAGCTTCTCCTCATCCTTGTTCTTGTTAAGAAATTACACTGGGCACTAACTGCCACTCTGTGCTCTGGGGATGGCAAATCCCCTTTGGTTTTACTCTTCTAATTTAATTCTCCACAGCTGAATGCTCTAGCACGGACAATACTTGCCCTTCCGTTCTGTGAAATACCTGACAACTTTGGAAGCTACTGCAATAGATGCCTATCCTTTCCATTTACTTCTATGCAGTTATGACTGCAGTCTGCTCTTAGAACACATGCATACCTGCTTTCTACTTTTACAGctgtaaaataatgataatCCAAATCTATATTTTTACTCCTttatctattttccttttctccatgtatttttcttcctcagtttcacagtttcttcctttgaaaactCCCAGTGATAAAATGCATGACATAATTTAGTCACTTCTATTAAGGTTATGAAGCATGTACACCTTTTGCAGCAccaatttctgcagaaaaacaagccaTTTCATGAACTCAAGTATAGCTTTATCCATATGATGACTGCTTTATGATTTCCTTACTGTTATACCTGCTGAAAAGATCAGTGGTTGTTCCAGGGTTGTGAGTAGCATATGAGAACAGTTAAAGCTGTCTGCCCAGCAAACGTCCCACTGCACTCAGTCCCAATACAGACAGGGATCTTAGGCACAGCTGAACTTGTAATAGCAGCCGAATGGCAAGCAGACAATAAATTCTCCTTGGCTCACATGCATTAAAAGCATCCAATTCCCACATTCctctgttccccccccccccccccacattgCACACAGAAATTAGGTAATAAGCCCTCAAATAAATTGatgaaatgtaaacaaaaacatttaatgatAGTAACCAgccttccccccaaaaaaatatctatttgaATGTAAATACTATATTTAAACTTCTTCATAATTCAGATGATAGTAAAGTTTTGAAACTTATATAAAAACAATGAGTAACGGTATACatttcctatgttttttttttctccaagcgCAGTGTAAGAACAGGTCTGACAAACTGCATGGACAGGCTGCCCCTTGCACTAAGCAGCAAGTCCTGCCTAAATTTACCAGCAGAGGGGGCACTAGGCCAAGCGTTAATAAAAAGAGCTGCGCACCAACTACAACCACTGGGACTTGGTGGTTTACGTGTCAGAGGAATGTATTCTGCCACAAATCTTTCAAATGTCTTATTAGTaagcaaaaaaaagatttttttgtttttgttttgttttgtcccccccccccttccctcccccccggCGTGGATACACACATGTAATAATAAGGAAAAGCACAAGCCTACCACGGATTTCCTAATCAATTACTGGGAAATATTTAAGGTACTTCTTAAAGGTCTGTACAGAAAACACCCATGGAATACAGAGATAAATTACCTCCTGCCAGTCCGAGGTATGcaataaaaaatgttctatGACTGTAAGCCAGCTGTGGCTATCAAATGCAATTAGAACAAGTTACATTCATTAATGTAAACAACACTATCCATCATGCAAGCCATAAGTTTCTATGAAAATAAGTACTGTTTCTGTGGGGTGCTGAATTCGAATTAACAAGACTTCTTTTTAAGATAAAGGATTTGACACTTTAAATCAAAAACATACATCAAGGGAAGCATTTTTGCTTCAAAACAGGGAGATAGAAAAGTAAGTAGAAAATACCACTGTGCAGCAATTGCTACTGCCATCTTTTAAGCTAGTTGAACAGGCTTCACATAGAGGCTGAACAACTCACAACCACAGCTTCCTTCCAGTAAagtcttctttcatttcttcaaacTATTAAGCAATTGTGTATTTTCTATGCTTCTGCAAAAAACACATACCATCAACTAGGAAGTGAAATCACCCAACCCAGTCACACGAAGTATTTTCTTGGTGCTTTGACATCTGCTTTAAGTGTAGCCTAGCTGGAACAAGTTATGTTTTACAGGTAAACTTGCTGCCTGGACTTGCCATGGAGCAAAGGTCAAGTCATAtcatagaaaatataaaagcaagcAACTATTTGTGTATCAAAAGTTAAAGGGTCACGTACAGTAAGCAGTAACTGAAGATATGTTTCTAGATCCACATACTTGTTGATAGCCATGCAGGATATCATATTACATTAGACCAATTAACTAGCTCAGTAAATTAGCAGTGAAACAAGAACATTATTCTTCCCGCAGACTTATTACAATTAATGTTTCTCTGGAGAAAGGATAGAGGGAAGAGGTAGTCCCTAATTTTAGCCAGAGATAGAAAGAAGCAGCCCACAGAGCAAGAGTaacacaacaaaatgaaatcttagTACTGGATTCACCAACTGCTATG from Oxyura jamaicensis isolate SHBP4307 breed ruddy duck chromosome 10, BPBGC_Ojam_1.0, whole genome shotgun sequence encodes:
- the SLC30A4 gene encoding zinc transporter 4 isoform X1, translating into MAGAGLWTSLKSVLRRSGDPSLFLNDSSAFDFSDEAADDDFHRFNKLRVVVADDPSDAAPEPPGNGVHLGLQPDEDSLPEQGSALWGAGGTAPVPCSDCSARRELCKQKVVKKRLTLAAVLYLLFMTGELVGGYVANSLAIMTDALHMLTDFSGIILTLLAVWLSAKSPTKRFTFGFHRLEVLSAIISVLLVYILMAFLLYEAVQRTIHMDYEINGDIMLITAAVGVAVNLIMGFLLNQSGHLHSHSHSHPHSHIPQSNSPSTAHSSSHGHSSLAVRAAFVHALGDLVQSIGVLVAAYIIRFKPEYKIADPVCTYVFSILVVLTTVRILCDTGVIILEGVPRHLNVDRIKEDLLKIEDVYSIEDLNVWSLTAGKTNAIVHLQLVPGSSSKWEEVQFKARQLLLNTFGMYKCSVQLQSYKQETSKTCASCQSSSA